One Fundidesulfovibrio magnetotacticus genomic window, TTCCCCGCCCGCCAGGAACTCGGCCGTCTGGCCGTTCAGGCAGACCAGGGTGGGCTCGGCCAGGATGCGCACGAGGCCGTTGTCCTTGAGGATGTTGATGAAGCCCGTGATGGTGGTGGGAACCCCGTTCACCTTGGTGTTGTAGTTGAACATCCCCTGCACGTTGCTGGTGATGTTCAGGGGGCCTTTCTGCTCGTCGAAGCGCGTGGGGTTGTTCACGCGGTTGTAGGGGTCCGCCACGGTCTGGTTGTTGGTGTTGGTGGTGGTGTAGGTTTTGACGATGTTGGAGAGCAGGGGCACGCTCGTGAGCCCGCCCAGGAAGGTGTAGAGGAAATCGCCCTGGGAGATGGCGTTGAGGTTGAAGCCCAGGTCTTTGGCCAGGGCGCGCGACATCTCGGCCACGCGCACCTCCAGCATCACCTGCTGCACCCCGCCCATCTGGAGCAGGTTGAGCACCTTGCCCGGGGAGTGGGCCTCGGCCAGGGCCAGCAGGCGCTTGAGGTTGGCCTCGCTGCGCACCGTGCCGGACACGGCGATGGAATTGCCCGCCGCGCGCACCACCACGCCGGACTCGTCGGGCATCACGTCGCCCACGAGGCGGCGCAGACGGGCCACGTCGGGGGCCACCTCCACGTCGTAGAGGCCGCGCACCTGGTCGGCCGCGTCCCAGAGGGTGATGTTGGTCACGCCCGAGGCCTTGCCCGCCACGTAGAGCTGGCGCGGCGTGAGAAGCACGAAGTCGGCCACGTTGGGGTCGCCCACGGAGACGCGGGCGATGTCCGCCTGGGTCTTGACCACCACGGACTTGCCCACCGTGAGTTCCAGCCGGGGGGCGTTGGCGGTCTGAGCGGCGTCCAGGTCCGCGGGGGCGGCGCAGGCCAGCAGCGCCAGCGCCAGCGCCAGGAGCAGGGCGGCGCGGTTCACGGCTTGCCTCCCGTCTTGCGGGCGTCCTTGGAGCCCAGGGGGGCCACTTCGCGCTTGGCGCCCCGGATCTCCTCCACCATGGGCTGGGCCTTGGTCTGGTCGGGAGGGGCGTCCTTGGGGGGGTCGGTCTCGCGCAGGCTGGCCAGGTTGCCGCGCAGGCTGGCCCCGGAGGTGAGCACGGTCTCCCGGTCCAGGGGGCCGCGCAGGGCCAGGTGCAGTTCTCCTTGCACGCCGGCCAGGGCCAGTTTCTCGGCCTCGGCCGGGGTGGCCTCCAGCGTGTAGGTTTCGCCCAGCATTTCTTCCTTGCCGCCCTGGGGCCTGTCGGCCTGCGCGCCAACGGCCAGCACGAGCATGTTTTCCAGGATCACTTTGGCGAGCTTCTGTCCCTGCTTGTCGGGGTCGTCCACGGTCATGAGCACGTCCACGCGCGCCCCGGGCAGGATGAGGCCGCCCAGGCCCATGACGCGGTTGCCGCGCACGGCCAGGGCGCGGCGTCCCTCGCCCAGGCGGGTTTCCAGGCCCGAGCCGCTCGACCCGGCGGGGAAGAGCTTGTCCTGGGTGACGGGCTCGTTGACCCCCAGGGGGACCATGACCACGCGGCCCTCCAGGGCGTCCAGGGCGGTGAAGCTGCCGGGGGGGACGCTCTTTTCGAAATAGGGGGCCATGGAGAGGTTGCCCGGGCCGAGGCGCTCGCCACGGGCCAGGGGCTTGGCGGCCACGGCCAGTTGCACCTGGGCGGGAGCGGCCTGTTCCACGGGGGCCTGACGCTTCTTGCCCTGCCCCTGGAGCCAGCTGAACACCAGAAAGCCCGCCGTTAGGGAGAGCACGAGCGCAATGGCTCCGTGCAGAAGAATCCGCGATCTGTTCATCCGGCCCTGTCCATGGAGCGCTTCGCATCAGGACCGATGCGCCCGCTCCGTTGCGGATTTGCCGTCCGCCGTTTCAGGATCATTC contains:
- a CDS encoding type II and III secretion system protein family protein; translation: MNRAALLLALALALLACAAPADLDAAQTANAPRLELTVGKSVVVKTQADIARVSVGDPNVADFVLLTPRQLYVAGKASGVTNITLWDAADQVRGLYDVEVAPDVARLRRLVGDVMPDESGVVVRAAGNSIAVSGTVRSEANLKRLLALAEAHSPGKVLNLLQMGGVQQVMLEVRVAEMSRALAKDLGFNLNAISQGDFLYTFLGGLTSVPLLSNIVKTYTTTNTNNQTVADPYNRVNNPTRFDEQKGPLNITSNVQGMFNYNTKVNGVPTTITGFINILKDNGLVRILAEPTLVCLNGQTAEFLAGGEIPVPIPQALGTISIEWKKYGVELRFTPHVLAGDKISLQVAPSVSELDPANAVQVGSFVIPALKKRSAATVIELGDGQSFAIAGLLSQDTRSTASKFPGVGDVPVLGSLFKSSKFQKNETELLIIITPRLAKPADPKAIKLPTDGGLKEPDDLEFYLGIDRSKLGLGAQPAAPAAGIPAGRTLDGEFGHALPNPPASGAPRPPQPSDAGK
- the cpaB gene encoding Flp pilus assembly protein CpaB; translation: MNRSRILLHGAIALVLSLTAGFLVFSWLQGQGKKRQAPVEQAAPAQVQLAVAAKPLARGERLGPGNLSMAPYFEKSVPPGSFTALDALEGRVVMVPLGVNEPVTQDKLFPAGSSGSGLETRLGEGRRALAVRGNRVMGLGGLILPGARVDVLMTVDDPDKQGQKLAKVILENMLVLAVGAQADRPQGGKEEMLGETYTLEATPAEAEKLALAGVQGELHLALRGPLDRETVLTSGASLRGNLASLRETDPPKDAPPDQTKAQPMVEEIRGAKREVAPLGSKDARKTGGKP